AGTTAAATAAGATACAAAGAACCAGTCAAGATATTCCTTGATAAGAtccttaaaaattatctttaattgaTGCCAAATATGAACAGATCATAAAGTGACAGAAGCAAGTAAAATTGCATAGATGGAAACTATGCGCTTCAATTAGGTTCCCAGTTCCTAACATTCAATGTCCTCTACCTGACCTAGGAAACAGGGCAGGGGAAATGCACAGTAGGTGAAAGTGAGACACATCCTTTAACTCAAGGCGTAAGCGACGGGCAAactcaagaaaagaaagagcGCTTGCTCAGCTTCAATGGTTTGTCATCCTGATGGTGCACTTATTAAGACTATTCAATTGGTACTTTTAACCTGGGTAGTACTTTGCTTTTAATAGCGGAGGTATATCATAGAGAGTCCATGCTTTCCACTTCACAGCTGCTGGAGAAACGATTCCTAAACTGcactggagagaagaaaaaggtgtGTCTGTGGGTCTTGGAAAGGTGACACTTTTGACCTGGAATATTTCGCAAGGGATCTTTGTGTTTCGTTTGGCTTTCTTTCCTTACACCATTTCTTCTCCAGTTGTGGCACAAaactttcctctcctctttaaAGTCTCGTGCCATTAACAGTAAACTCCTAGTTAGCCCCCAGATGAAAATCACTGCAACTAGGGCTAAGCTCCTTAACGCTGGGGTCCTGAGGGCAGCCGGCCCTTACCCCTTACAGACACCGGGGCTTCCCAAGAAAGCCCGTGGTCATTTTGCCTGAGCCAAGAGACTGGCTGTGGACACCCAGTCGTCTCCACCTTACCTCCAGACCCTGATTGAGTTTGCACAGTGACCCAAGGGGATGGAAGAGCTGTGGTTAACAGCTCTGCTCCTGTTCGCATCTTTACAAAAATGATAAAGTAACGTACATTCTTCTAAGTGCTACCTGAGTCATGCTGGACGTGTGTACCCTGAACTTCCACGGTATAAATATAAGCACAAATACACCATGTGGTGGACGAGAGGCCACCTCCTGAGACGGCGATTAGCTCGGGTTGGGTCTGGttgaaaaatgtgtgttttgtcTTCTTAAAATGAACGTAAACATCAAACAACTTCCATCCTTTCTTGAAAAGGCAGGAAGATAAAAAGGGCTGTCTAGTGGTCGCTTTTCTAACAATTCTGCACGGTGGGTGGTTACACTCACCACGCGTCACCATCCCCAGGAGCGAGTCACTCCTGGGAGAGAGTAAGCTGCCCTTTCTCCTTTGATTCAATCCCATCCACCGAACAAGGAATTCGGTTTTTAAAGAGCCTGTGTTTTGAGGTCTCCTACACTAAACGAGGGGATTAGGACACTATTTCTCCCAGCTCTTTGGATGTCAACTCACTTGAAAAATCTGTAACTCTTCACAATGTGAAGAAGGACCTTGATGGACTAAACCAAATTTCTGCTTGAAGACATCTGTCCCTCACTCACCACTTCCAAGTATCCTCGTTTATCTTCGAATGAGTCACGCCTCCACAGTCAGAGGAAGGAGTGGCCCTCGGCCGTATTCCAGGAGAAGAATTTGCTCCTGGATTATTTGATTTTGCTAGGCGAACTGGCACACACGCTCCCAACAAACTGCTTTAAGCGATCATCAGAACTCACCTCTCAAGGGGGTGCTGAGGAATGGCTGTGCACAGACAGCGGCCAGGAGAGGCAAAACCAAAAGCCTTTCCTGGCCATCATCTGTCTTCCTCGACTCTGAGGACAGTGTCTTTGGTCTCTCGCATTCAGATCACCTGAGGTGAGTTAACCCCTTCAGGGCTTCTGGGATGGCCAACAGGCCTGGTGTGACCCAGCCCTTCCACTGTCCACCCCCGCCCCAATGGAACGGGGGCCTTCCCACACCGGAAGAGCTGAGTTATGGCTCTCAGCAGGTCAGCCGTCTTCTCCTTCGGGAGAAAAGCAGTAGTCAAGGCAGGAGCCATTAAAGCTCAAGATCTAGGGAAGGGATGAAGAGGCAAAAAGCCCAAGAAAACAAATCGAGGGAAGTAAACCGAAAGACAGTCATTCCCGAATGGGCAGTTTTGTTAAGTGCACCTTCAGGTCCACAAAAACATTTCAGCACCTTCCTGTGCAAGGGGGGGAGAGCTTCGTCCAGCTCTGCATGCCTATGCTACACAGATAATCCCTGCACCCTGGGCTTAGTCACATGGTTTCCATGAGCTACAGATGGGTAAGGAGCATTCATTTCCCCCAAACCACCCCACTTCGTTAACAGCTCAGCCCCGTCCCAGGCCGACAGGTTTACTGCATGCATCGCTGCTCCCTGGAACACATGCAGGAGGATTGACCCAGAGCAGTGTGGAGCTGTGAGAGGCGGACCGGGCAGCCAAAGCCAGTCTTTGCAGTTCTGGTCCCGTTTTCTCATCCTCTGACCCATCCATCCCACAGTCCTGAGCGGATTATTGCTGTTGACATTGTGCAGCATTTCAAGTTCCGTGTGTCCTCGACCTCAAAGTCTAAATAAAAGATCAAGATAATCcccagggatggggaggaggttggcctttttttccccaacaggAGACTTATAAACAGATAGAGGAGGAAGAGCCAGGAGGAGTCAAGTTCAAATGAGAAGGAAGCATCACAGGGAGGGTCAGACACCCTGTGCTCGGATGCCGTGCGGTCCTTGGCCCCTGTCTTCCTCGGTTGTCATGTCTGTCTTACGGAATCACAGAAGCTGCACAGGGAAATATAACATCCACGTTCTTTCTTTCAACTGAGTCAGCCAGCCTGGGTGTAAGTAACTCTGGTTTCTTGGTTTCTCGCCTCCCTGCTCGTTCTAGGGTAGGACGCGGggtggtgggaagagggaagTCACAGAGATGAATTCCAGAAGCAGCAGCGCAGGGATGAAAAGCAATGGGCAGCAGGTGGCCACATGCTAAGTGCAGAAGGAAGCTCCCCACCTCGGGTCCTTCGAAAGGCAGGGAGTGCCTCCACGTGGgtgggcagctgctggcctccagagGCCCATGTGATGTGACTCCCTTTCAGCTAGGCACGGGGTCCCCACCGTTCTCTGGAGTGGGTGACAGGGGCAGCAGAAGTTAGACGTTCAGCCTGAGAAATGACTGCCGGGTGGGAATATCACAGGCACAACCTAGGAAATATCTGAAGGGGATGGGCCAGGAGGGAAAGCCTGGGAAAGGCTATTCTGAACTGAGCATTCTGCATCCACAACGATGCCTGCAAAGATCAGACTGTCGGAGAGCGGCAAAGTGCTGCAGCAAACAGAGGAGAGGGATGGAAATACACAAGGCCTGCTGGGCTGGACCAGAGGAAGCCTTGCTTGTCCAGGGTGACCCCTTCCAGGACACAATGTCTCCAAGAGTTTATATTGGCTTCCGGTGGAGAAGAGGAAATTGCAAGTTCATGGCTCATGTCCAGTTCGAAGATGGGTCTCAGACCCCGGTCTCCATCCCAGGTCAAGCTGCCAAAGGGACCATGTCCACTGGGTGGCCAGAGAAGCAGCACCCTCCCGGGTCTCTCCAGTCCAGGGTATGGGATGGCAGGGTGTCCCCATGGTTGTGACGTGAGATAGGGAGGgtgggaaaaggaaaagcaaaatatctgcgcccccacccttcctcccctTGGTTACATAACTTCTTTGCTGTGTTAATGGAGGCACTTTCTGCAGTTCGCTGTGGGTACAGGATAAAGGCACTAAGCAACTATTAAATCAATTGGTTGAGTGTCTTCAGGGAGCCTCAAGGGGAGGGCCGAAGTCTCTACAGACTTCAAACCACGACtgcaaaaagaaatgagctctgCTTTGGATGCATACAGTggataaacattttcatttacatCTTAAGAATGCACCAAAAAACATGCAGTAttgcaccttttttttgtttgtttgttttgcttgtggTTATCTTCAGCTAGAAAGAATACGTGTTCTTAGGTGTTGCTATACATACCTCACTAACTTAGTTTTCCATAGAGCTTCCCTTTAAGGGATGGGCATATTGGTCCCCTCTCTGCCTACATCTGCACAGAAGCCTGACATTTCCCTGAGCAAAGGCAGGAAAATTGACggagtgccccccacccccaccccccattatTTCTTTTGGGCCCTTCATCCCACAAACtggtagtttttattatttttttaaatgtctttacaTTAAATAAATCATGCAGTAATTAATTCAAGGTACACCTTTGAATCAAATAGGCCATAATGCTGAATAAGAGAACATGCTTGAACTCCAAAAAAGTGATTGTTCCCATCTGACTAACGTAGGTACTTAAATACAGTACTTAATTGACTAATAAAAAGAGTTAATAAATGAAGGAGTGCACTTTTGGTGAATGCAAATGAAGACGGATCTAGTTTTCGAAGACTCGATTCCAACGTAAGCTTATTCCCTATTGTCTGAGTTAACGTTCTCGGCATgcgattataaaagaaatatgatCAGATTCAAACATGCTAACACTTGGTTCCATTTGTGCTCTCTTGCAATAAGGAGGCTATGGTTTTACatccagttctggaggccaagGGTCAGGGTGCAGGACTGGTGAGAAAAGACCCATTGGGCACATCTGCAGTTGAAAATCTTAGCAGCACTGCAGAGGAAACAGTGAATTTCATTCAGTTATCTTTTTCTTAAGAGTTTGAATCCgaagggaagggggcagagggaaaaaaagatccCTACAGACCAGGACCAGATTTATAAGGTGCTGTGTGAACCAGTCTTGAGTCAATTTTTTTCACCTTACAATATGCAGTTCAGttgatcaaaataaaaacatctgtCGTTGCCCATTTCGGCTGGTCTATCATGTTACAACTAATACATTGGATGCACTTTGTAAGTGTGCTGTGCAGTTTGCAAAGATTTCATCTTGGAGTCCCATGCAAATGTTAATGTCCTATTTCTAATCAATCATCTGAGTCTtagttaaaaggagaaaatgaaagaagccacCAAGGATTAAAAATGGGGAAGCATATGAATCTTATTTTACCTAGACTAGTTCATGGACTGAGTTATTTTAAACCAGTTTTAGAAAATACACTTTCTTTTCccgttttttttaataaaatgaaaataggttctttttttttttttttatggctcctGAAAGCTTCTGGTTCGCCACCCCCAACATCACCTCGGCAATGCAACAATGCATCGACAGTTAAATAGAGCATTCAAAGACTATTTAGGAAAGTATCTACAAAGAGTGACTTTGGTCACTCcgggtttggtttggttggttggtttaaaGTCTTTAAGCTGCTGCTAAGTGggggctttttattttctttgcttggttttttttaaacatcagtcAGTAGCTTGCTCTTATTAACACAGTTTTGGTTAGCTGTGGTGCAATTGCCAGTTCTGATATTGGCCTGTCTAAAGTGGGCTATGCTATTATTCATATCCTCTTCGATCTCCATGTACTCAGATTTGCTGATAGTGGAGGAACTGCGCCGGCTGAGGTCACTGTCAGAGGCTAAATTAGGAGCACTAACGTGGAGCAACTGAGCCTGCTCTTCCCCCTCAGTTTCTCGGTGGTAGAAATAGTTGAAATTGGACACAATGACAGGTACGGGCAGGGCAATTGTCAGCACACCAGCGATGGCACACAAGGAGCCCACGATCTTGCCTCCAATTGTCACAGGGTACATGTCACCGTATCCTACAGTGGTCATGGACACCACCGCCCACCAGAAAGCATCGGGGATACTGGAAAAGTGCGACTCAGCTTCTTCCGCCTCGGCAAAGTACACTGCACTAGAAAACAGTATGACCCCgatgaagaggaaaaagatgAGCAGCCCTAACTCTCTCATACTAGCTTTGAGGGTCTGGCCCAGGATCTGGAGGCCCTTAGAGTGGCGGGAGAGTTTGAAGATTCTAAAAACCCTGACCAACCGAATGACCCTGAGGATGGCCAGCGAGGTGGCCTGCTCGCCCTTCTGGTTCCCCTCCTGCTCCGCTATCTCAGTGCCTAGGGTGATGAAATAGGGGATGATGGCCACAATGTCGATGAAGTTCATGATGTTTTTGAAGAAGTCCGTCTTGCTGGGGCAGGCGAAGAAGCGCACCACAAGCTCGAAGGAGAACCAGATGATGCACAGGGTTTCCACAATGAAGAAGGGGTCCGTGAAGATGTTGGAATTGTAGATCACCGTGGTGTTGTCGAGGCGGTGGACGGTGCCCGTGAAGTCCTTGTCGTCCTTCAGCTCGGGCAGCGTCTCCAGGCAAAAGATGACGATGGAGATGAGGATGACCATGACCGAGACGATGGCGATGACCCGGGCGGGCCCCGAGCTCTCGGGGTACTCGAAGAGCAGCCACACCTGGCGCTGGTACTCCTTCTCGGGCAGGGGGCGCTCCTCCTCCTTGATGAAGCCCTCGTCCTCCCGGAACTTCTCCATGGCCTCCTCACCCAGCTCGTAAAACTTGATCTCCTCGGAGAACATGTCCAGCGGCACGTTGACCGGCCTCCGCAGCCGGCCCCCGGACTGGTAGTAGTAGAGGATGGCGTCGAAGCTGGGCCGGTTGCGGTCGAAGAAGTACTCGTTCCTCAGGGGGTCGAAGTAGCGCATGCGTTTCTTAGGGTTGCCCAGCAGCGTGTTGGGGAACTGCGCCAGCGTCTTGAGCTGCGTCTCGAAGCGCAGCCCGGAGATGTTGATGACCACGCGCTCGCAGCACTCGTGGTCGTCGTGCTCGGCCGGCCGCGGGTAGCTGCCGTCCTGGGGGTGGCCTGGGGCGGCCGAAGCCTCGTCCACGTTCTCTCCCGACATCACCGTCATGGTGGAagccgggggcggcggcggcggcggcagcgggagACCCGGGGcgggcctggggcggggaggggcgagggaggcggggtgggggggacccgCGCGCCCCCCCCACCGGTGTGCGCGGCTCCCCTGCGCTCAGGGGGCGGGGCTTCCGAGCCAGCAGGTGGAGAGATCCGCCACTCCGCTCCTCGAGATGGTCCCCTCCACCCTGTCTGTTCCTCCGTTTGAAATCCCCCTTGCCTGACGCCCGGTAAGCAGCTTTCCGCCGGGGTGGGTGGGCGGTGGAGGCGGGGGGAGTTTCGTCCTGCTCCGAGTGCCTTAAGGCAAAGCCGTTCTAGCGGACCGGGCCATCGCTGAGAGGTCaccctggcctcccctcccctccgcgAGCCCTCCTGGGACCCGGTGCAGAGCCAGCTCAGCAGATCCCCTCGCCTGCCACCCCCTCTGCTTCTCCTCGGCTCTCCCCCCTCCTAGCCCTCTTCGCCTGCCGCCTTCTAAGCTCCCACCAGGGCAATCGATGGATGCTGCAGAGAAATAGAAAGTGATACGGGGGCAGAAGATCAGAAGCGTTCACATGGGACGGACCCACAGACACGGAAGAGCACAGACCTCTAGCTTGTTTCGAAAGCACGGGACTTTTGCTAGGGTGATCACATACACGCAGACAGATACACGCAGACACCCGAAAACCAAGTTTGGGGCTCGCCCATCCCACTTTCCCCACTGCCCAAGAGCCGATCTGCTTACAACTTCGTTAAACTAGAGATCGGGAAAGCGCCGAGAGACGCTGGGGGAGCTCCAGGTCCAGGCAGCATCCCCGCACCCCAGGCCTCCCCCACCCGTCACCCCAAGGCCCGCCGCTGCAGCCCCGAACTGGGGAGCCCCCTACCTGGCCGGCCGGCTTGGCGCAGGAGCGGTGCAGAGTCGGCTGAGAGCCCGAGTGGGAATGCTGCAGGTCGCCTTTGCGGTACCCGGGCGCGAGCCGCGGCCGCCGCAGCATCCGAGGGGCGCCGGGGCCAACGCGCCGCCCTTGCTCCTCGTCCTGGGTTCCTTCAGTTGACCAGTCGTTTTATTGGGCAGGTACGGCGAAAATGTCCATTCCCTACTCCCATTCTCACCCGCGGCCAGCAACCTGGAGACGCCGCTCTTTTTTGGGTGCGGGGAGTTCCGGAGGCTGTGGGGCGGAGAAGCAAAATGCCACCCTCTCTCGAGCTCTGAAGCAAATGACGATACCGAGTGCTCTCGCCCCCTCCCAACACTGTGGGAGCCCTTGATTCGATCCCGAAGGAGGCGAGCGAGCAAGAGCCTGGATCTACATGGCTCGCGTGTCCCTTCCGCTTTCCGCACCCCCACGCAGACCTCGCCGAGGCTACGCGGCGCTCCGGGAGCTGTTCTGAGCTCCGAGTGGGGCAGGGTGCGTGCGGCGCGGGTCCCCTCGGTCCATTTCTGGGCGCTGCAAGATCAGCAGAAACCTGAGAAAGCGCCCGGAATGCGGAGCAGCGATTGGCCCACCCGGGCGTGGGttggggagggcgggggagggcgggAGCGAGGAGGTAGATGGAaaagcagaggggagggggggctTGGCAGAGGGAGGATGTCATTCAGTTCCCACCCTTGCCAGCAcagcttttttcttctcctgccaGAAAAGCCGACCACCAGTTCTCCTTCCCCTGTGGTCCACAGCCCCGCACACACACGGTCCTCGGCCGCGACCTTCCCCGGGAATTTCACATTGGAAATGGGCAGGTCCGACGCAATGCAGGCGGTAGTGTTCCTGGCACAACTCCTCCTCGGATGGGCTTGCGTTTGTGCGGTCCCACAGTAATCTGCTCCTCTGCGCGCTGTCTTGTCCCTCccgcaggggggtgggggggttctcTGCAGGGCGGACCCAGTCTGTCCCCGCTGGCCTCGGAGAGATGCGGACTTCGGGTTGGGCTCTGCAGTTGAGGATCGCCGGGGTTTGTTCTCTGTCTCGCTACTGCGAGGCGGTGGTGTTAAATGTGTCCCTCTTTGACCTACAGGAGTTGAAGTTTTCTTGCCATcagattattttgaaatactgAGAAAGCGGCTTGTAGGAAACCAAAAGCTCCGTGGGCTCATGGACGTGTCTGCCAACTAGGGGCTAAGTGTCATGAATCTGAGAAGCAAGTTGCATGCCCACCTCCCACCTACGTCACTCCTCCCGAAGCCTCTTTTTCCGGCCTAATGCCTCCACAGGGCCACTTGCAAGTCTTGCCACTTCTTAGGGAAAGGGTCTGCACCCGGGCGCAGGGCAGCAAAAGCCGGGGGCGGCGTGCGCGGTGCACGGCGAGTGCGGCTCCAGATGCGCCCGCAGAGGCGCTGCACCTTGGCGCCTGCAGCAGGAGAGCAGCCAGCCAGCAGCTCCGGTACTTCGACTGCTGCCGAGTCTCCAAGGAGGCTGCAAGAACCCAGAGTCGCAGCCGATTGGTTCCCCGCTGCACTGGGACCACCCCTTCGCACCACCGCGACCGCGATGCCTCCGCGATGCCGCCCGCCTCCGCTACCCACCTCTTTAATCAAAGCCAAAGATTGCATCTTCCCCGCTCTATTGTGGCTAGAGGGAAGCGGGGGCCTCTGCGGGGTTGCCCAGGCAGCGCAACAATCCTGGGTACAGAACTAGCTAAGTCCTTCCTCCAGATTGCGACTCCCGCattcctttcagaaaaaaaaataataataataataataagtatttgttCCCTCCACTCCTTCGGAGCCACATCCCAGCTTTTCTTTTTACAAACAATGAGTTACCTAAAACTCCTCCTTCCCCTAGGAAGGACTGCCCTTTCCCCACCTTCCACACACATATTCCTGGATCCCACTTACTCCATGGTCCCTTGCCTTCCTAACCTACGgctttactgaagaaaaaaagaagcgaagaaagaaaagaaataagaagctcTGCATTGAAATACTGTCAAGGCCcttgtttttgttgctgctgctccCCAGGCTATGGCTGCTGCTATAGCTCTAACCCCAAATCGCTCTGGGGCCAGACGggataaatattttctgacatgTCCCAGCAATATTGGGCTTCCAACCCTGCTCCTGTCCCTCCCTTTGCccccttccttcttttaaatgtttctaagaCTGTCATCTCCCTAGCTTCACATGAGTGCGCTTGCCCCCAATTCAGTATTGGGAGGTCACCTTACAGAAGAGATTTACAGACTGGATGAGATCCCAGGTTCCTCAATTCAACGTTTTATTAAGAGGGCACAGTAAGATCAGGAAGTTTTCAACATCCCTGGAGGATGTCTTTAGAACAGGACTGGACCTCCAAGGAATTGGAAGAGAGTCGCTGAGCTGAGCTAGgaattcatcattcttttttgttgttgttgttgttgttgttgttgttgctatttcttgggccgctcccgcggcatatggagattcccaggctaggggtccaatcggagctgcagccaccggcctatgccagagccacagcaacgcaggatccgagccgcgactgcaacctacaccacagctcacggcaacgtcggatcgttaacccactgagcaagggcagggaccgaaccctcaacctcatggttcctagtcggattcgttaaccactgcgccacgacgggaacaccggAATTCATCATTCTTGATGCAAGTGAGAGTCTGGAGGTATTTATTCGTTCAACAACTTGcttagttccaggagttcccattgtggctctgtgggttaagaacaggACGCAAtgtccctgaggacatgggttccatccctggcttcaatcagtgggttaaggatccagcattgctgcaagctgcagtgtacgtcacagatgcagcctggatccagtgtggctgtagctgtggcctaggctccaactgcagctcggatttgacccctggcgcCTGGCATatagaaacttctacatgctgcaggcgcagccgtaaaaagaaaaaacgaaaacACTTTGCTTAATTCCAGATATGTGTCAGACAAGTCCTCACACTGGAGACACGGTAATAACTAAGACATGAGATCTCAGACCTCTTGAGCCCACATTCTTGTGGGAGAGACAAGGAATTGGACTATACCTTATaatgttaggggaaaaaaacttttaaggagATAGAGAGTGATAAATATAGATTTGCATGGATAAGAAGGGCCTCCCTGCAGAGGTAACATTTGAGCAAAGAacttcaagaagaaagagatcaaagaACAGGAATGTCAGGAGGATGGAAGAGCAAATGCAAACATTCTAAGGCAAGGACAAGCTCAGCATATTTGGGAAACAAAAGAGGGCTGGAAAGAAGTGAGCAaggaagagggatggagaaaGTGGGTCAGAAAAGTGGGTGGGCAGATCATGCAGGGCCTCTTAAGCCACTCTACAAATATTTCGTTTGCTTCTGAGTGCAAGGGGAAGATATTGGAGAACTTGCATCCCTGCAGTAACATAATATGATTTGCCGTTTTTAACGGTTATTCTGGCGGCTAGAAACAGAGTGTGAGAGTTGGAGGTTATCAAGTATCACAAGCAAAGATGGTTTAAACAAGGAAGATAGTGGTGGGAATAGGATTACATTGTGAAAACTGAGATGAggtgttccctctgtggcgcaatggaattggaggtgtctctgcagcgccaggactcaggttcaatccctggtcccagtgGGCtagaggatccggcgttgccacagcagAGGCatacagctgtggctgggatctgacccctggcctgggacctccatttgccacggggtggccaaaaaaataaagatgacaggATTTTGGATGTGGGGGAAGGATACATGTCAAGAATGTCTCCTAGGTCCAAAGTCTTAGCAACTAGGTGGATGGTGACGTCATTTACTGGAGGAGTGTA
Above is a genomic segment from Phacochoerus africanus isolate WHEZ1 chromosome 7, ROS_Pafr_v1, whole genome shotgun sequence containing:
- the KCNA1 gene encoding potassium voltage-gated channel subfamily A member 1; protein product: MTVMSGENVDEASAAPGHPQDGSYPRPAEHDDHECCERVVINISGLRFETQLKTLAQFPNTLLGNPKKRMRYFDPLRNEYFFDRNRPSFDAILYYYQSGGRLRRPVNVPLDMFSEEIKFYELGEEAMEKFREDEGFIKEEERPLPEKEYQRQVWLLFEYPESSGPARVIAIVSVMVILISIVIFCLETLPELKDDKDFTGTVHRLDNTTVIYNSNIFTDPFFIVETLCIIWFSFELVVRFFACPSKTDFFKNIMNFIDIVAIIPYFITLGTEIAEQEGNQKGEQATSLAILRVIRLVRVFRIFKLSRHSKGLQILGQTLKASMRELGLLIFFLFIGVILFSSAVYFAEAEEAESHFSSIPDAFWWAVVSMTTVGYGDMYPVTIGGKIVGSLCAIAGVLTIALPVPVIVSNFNYFYHRETEGEEQAQLLHVSAPNLASDSDLSRRSSSTISKSEYMEIEEDMNNSIAHFRQANIRTGNCTTANQNCVNKSKLLTDV